One region of Hydrogenobaculum sp. Y04AAS1 genomic DNA includes:
- a CDS encoding protein-tyrosine-phosphatase, which translates to MKIGFVCDKHSNRSIIAEALALKMLKELGLKAEVYSASLEPDKEIETTVLKLLEEKEFNVANIKNNALEDIPYEELDVLIMICDKLDKTCPYIISHKRRETWLVEEPYPLTREELKRTIDKIERFLKDLFRYDKLSK; encoded by the coding sequence ATGAAGATAGGTTTTGTGTGCGATAAACATTCCAACAGGAGTATTATAGCAGAAGCCTTGGCTTTGAAGATGTTAAAAGAACTTGGACTAAAGGCAGAGGTGTATTCAGCAAGCCTTGAACCTGATAAAGAGATAGAAACTACCGTCTTAAAGCTTTTAGAAGAAAAAGAATTCAACGTAGCTAACATTAAAAACAACGCGTTAGAAGATATACCTTATGAAGAGTTAGATGTGCTTATAATGATATGCGATAAACTAGATAAAACCTGTCCCTATATAATATCCCACAAAAGACGAGAAACTTGGCTTGTGGAAGAGCCCTACCCATTGACAAGGGAAGAGCTAAAAAGAACTATAGACAAAATAGAAAGATTTTTGAAGGATTTGTTTAGATATGACAAATTATCCAAATGA
- a CDS encoding glycosyltransferase, protein MTNYPNEKILWLATNENPNFGGIELHSVTFVKAIKQRGFNVSLCLSKDNYVDKNTHEIEKCYATTRYSFDLKTFRKIYEFTKKINPDVIVANNAKEYEIALVVSKFLRKKVIAFRHMENLKNPLVARLILSNMDIVYTVSEKLRQELLSKGVKEDKLRVLYNLVEEGNPKKQSKDKIRILFVGKVIEAKGIWEFLHLAKELKTYQEFEFYVVGDGEELNKAKAFSEENSLNVNFAGFQEDVYPYYQIADVVLILSKYDEAMTRVVIEALANGCAVVGSIVGGIKEAIEEGKNGFLVNPTDIKAIKDAILPFRDKNKLSEAQKCSYEIYKRKFSEEAILNKFEEDILNLI, encoded by the coding sequence ATGACAAATTATCCAAATGAAAAAATACTATGGTTAGCCACCAATGAAAACCCAAATTTTGGTGGAATAGAGCTTCACAGCGTAACTTTTGTAAAAGCTATAAAACAAAGGGGTTTTAACGTAAGCTTGTGCTTATCTAAAGACAACTATGTAGACAAAAACACACATGAGATTGAAAAATGTTACGCAACCACGCGCTATTCTTTTGATTTAAAAACTTTTAGAAAGATATACGAATTTACAAAAAAAATAAACCCAGATGTAATAGTAGCCAACAACGCCAAAGAGTATGAGATAGCTCTTGTTGTATCAAAGTTTTTAAGAAAAAAGGTTATAGCTTTTAGACATATGGAGAATCTGAAAAACCCTTTGGTGGCAAGGCTAATATTATCAAATATGGATATAGTCTATACCGTAAGCGAAAAACTAAGGCAAGAGCTTTTATCAAAAGGAGTTAAAGAAGACAAACTAAGAGTGCTTTACAACTTAGTAGAAGAAGGAAACCCTAAAAAGCAAAGTAAAGATAAGATAAGGATTCTTTTTGTAGGGAAAGTCATAGAGGCTAAAGGTATTTGGGAGTTTTTGCATCTTGCCAAAGAGTTAAAAACCTATCAAGAGTTTGAATTTTATGTGGTGGGAGATGGTGAAGAGCTCAACAAAGCGAAAGCTTTTTCAGAAGAAAATAGTTTAAACGTAAATTTTGCAGGCTTTCAAGAAGATGTTTACCCTTATTATCAGATTGCGGATGTTGTTTTGATACTATCAAAGTACGACGAGGCCATGACAAGAGTTGTCATAGAAGCTTTGGCAAACGGTTGCGCCGTTGTAGGTTCAATCGTCGGTGGTATAAAAGAAGCAATAGAAGAAGGCAAGAATGGTTTTTTGGTAAATCCAACAGATATAAAAGCCATCAAAGATGCCATTCTTCCTTTTAGAGATAAGAATAAGCTTTCAGAAGCTCAAAAATGCTCTTACGAGATATATAAAAGAAAGTTCTCAGAAGAGGCCATTTTAAATAAGTTTGAAGAGGATATATTAAATCTGATATGA
- a CDS encoding MTH1187 family thiamine-binding protein, translating into MSYILSISMFPVDKGESLSQYVSKVSKIIHESGLEYVITPMATIIESTEIEPLLEIIKKGLETMQQDSNRIYVNMAIDYRKGDKTGRLKQKVESLKSKVG; encoded by the coding sequence ATGAGCTATATACTTTCCATAAGTATGTTTCCAGTGGATAAAGGTGAATCCCTAAGTCAATACGTGTCAAAGGTATCTAAGATTATTCACGAGTCGGGTCTTGAGTATGTAATAACACCTATGGCCACTATTATAGAAAGTACGGAGATAGAACCACTTCTTGAAATAATAAAGAAAGGGCTTGAGACAATGCAACAAGATTCTAACAGAATATACGTTAATATGGCTATAGACTATAGGAAAGGAGATAAGACCGGAAGGCTAAAACAGAAGGTAGAGTCTTTGAAATCAAAGGTTGGTTAA
- a CDS encoding 6-carboxytetrahydropterin synthase produces MPYTIRVKKKFNAAHFLTYYKGAPEPIHGHTFGIEVFIEVKKLDKGGIGVDFVEIDQYLDEILPDYKLLNDVFDFSPSAENLAKYFFDTLKAKYNVKRVVVWETENCGAEYYE; encoded by the coding sequence ATGCCTTATACAATAAGGGTTAAGAAGAAGTTTAACGCCGCTCATTTTCTTACATATTACAAAGGGGCTCCAGAACCCATTCATGGTCATACTTTTGGCATAGAGGTTTTTATAGAGGTAAAGAAGCTGGACAAAGGTGGCATAGGTGTTGATTTTGTAGAAATAGACCAATATCTTGATGAAATATTGCCAGACTATAAGCTCTTAAACGATGTGTTTGATTTTTCACCAAGCGCCGAAAATTTAGCTAAATATTTCTTTGATACATTAAAAGCAAAATACAACGTTAAAAGGGTAGTAGTTTGGGAAACAGAAAACTGCGGTGCCGAATATTACGAGTAA
- a CDS encoding DUF1732 domain-containing protein yields the protein MANSLSIELFARSMTGFAQKTAEVDGFSVVLTLKSVNGKGFDISVKIPSQDFQTLETYIKDRIKSSLARGTISVFIDVRQTKDIKNVDVGFLENIIKDLKETCQRLNISLTDDKIFDIAMETYKTSQEKDEEKKERMKDTIIMLFEQALKEFMESKEKEGEFLIKDIKSRVGLLEEYLLKARESFKEYENASKEKIIEKAKSLSLEEQNPIVVNELMLLLQKLDISEEISRIENHLNHMLDIISSEQIEKGKKIEFVAQELHREITTMSNKVPELSRIAVNMKYETDKIKQQSANLE from the coding sequence ATGGCAAACTCCTTGAGTATAGAGCTTTTCGCAAGGAGCATGACCGGGTTTGCCCAGAAAACTGCGGAGGTAGACGGCTTTAGTGTTGTATTAACCTTAAAATCTGTAAACGGGAAGGGTTTTGACATATCTGTCAAGATACCTTCTCAGGACTTTCAAACCCTGGAAACCTATATAAAAGATAGGATAAAAAGCTCTTTGGCAAGAGGTACTATTTCGGTGTTCATAGATGTAAGACAAACAAAAGATATTAAGAATGTGGATGTTGGATTTTTGGAAAACATAATAAAAGATTTAAAAGAAACCTGTCAAAGGCTAAACATAAGCCTAACGGACGATAAAATCTTTGATATTGCTATGGAAACTTACAAAACATCCCAAGAAAAAGATGAAGAGAAAAAAGAGCGTATGAAAGATACTATCATAATGCTTTTCGAACAAGCGTTAAAGGAGTTTATGGAGTCTAAAGAAAAAGAGGGAGAATTTCTTATAAAAGATATAAAATCCCGTGTAGGGCTTTTAGAAGAATACTTATTAAAAGCAAGGGAAAGTTTTAAAGAATATGAAAACGCATCAAAGGAAAAAATCATAGAAAAAGCCAAGAGTTTAAGTTTAGAAGAGCAAAATCCTATAGTGGTAAACGAACTTATGCTTTTACTTCAAAAGCTTGATATATCTGAAGAAATATCTCGTATAGAAAATCATCTTAATCATATGCTCGATATAATATCCTCAGAGCAAATAGAAAAGGGGAAGAAGATAGAATTTGTGGCTCAGGAACTTCATAGGGAGATTACCACGATGTCCAACAAAGTGCCAGAACTATCTCGTATAGCGGTGAACATGAAGTATGAAACCGATAAAATAAAGCAACAGTCCGCAAATTTAGAATAA
- the thiC gene encoding phosphomethylpyrimidine synthase ThiC: MREDWSLRSNWTNKTQMHLARQDIISEEMRYVAKVEGLHPEFVRQEVARGRMIMPANINHKHLKPMCIGINSRVKVNANIGNSKLASDIPQEIEKAKISIKYGADTIMDLSTGEAIKETREAIINAVDVPIGTVPIYEAFKIAKNRIKDITEDLILDVIEEQARQGVSYMTIHAGVLKEFIPLTTHRVMGIVSRGGALMAQWMLEHGKQNPLYTNFDKICEIFKKYDVSFSLGDGLRPGAIADASDEAQLSELMVLGELTKKAWEHDVQVMVEGPGHVPMNQIEFNMKIQQKYCYEAPFYVLGPLVIDVAPGYDHMASAIGAAMAGWYGAAMLCYVTPKEHLGLPNLEDVKQGLIAYKIAAHAADVAKGLPGAREWDLEMSKARYAFDWNRQFELAIDPETAKAYHDETLPQEGYKTAKFCSMCGPEFCSYRISQNVQTNFEEQLAEGTWQTP; this comes from the coding sequence ATGAGAGAAGATTGGAGCCTAAGAAGTAACTGGACCAATAAAACACAAATGCACCTTGCAAGGCAGGATATTATAAGCGAGGAAATGCGTTATGTGGCAAAGGTGGAAGGCCTTCACCCAGAATTTGTGCGTCAAGAGGTGGCAAGAGGCCGTATGATAATGCCTGCCAACATAAACCACAAACACTTAAAACCTATGTGTATAGGCATAAATTCAAGAGTTAAAGTAAATGCAAATATAGGAAACTCAAAACTTGCATCAGATATACCCCAAGAGATAGAGAAAGCAAAAATCTCCATCAAATATGGCGCAGATACCATCATGGATCTATCCACTGGTGAAGCTATAAAAGAAACTAGAGAAGCTATTATAAATGCAGTTGATGTGCCAATAGGTACAGTGCCAATATATGAAGCTTTTAAGATAGCAAAAAATAGAATAAAGGATATTACCGAAGATCTTATTTTAGATGTAATAGAAGAACAAGCAAGGCAAGGTGTTTCTTATATGACTATTCACGCTGGCGTGTTAAAGGAGTTTATACCCCTTACTACTCATAGAGTTATGGGTATAGTATCAAGAGGCGGTGCTCTCATGGCACAGTGGATGCTGGAGCATGGAAAGCAAAACCCTCTTTATACGAACTTTGATAAAATATGTGAAATATTTAAAAAATACGATGTATCTTTTTCTTTAGGAGATGGGCTAAGACCTGGAGCCATAGCAGATGCATCAGATGAAGCTCAACTTTCAGAGCTTATGGTGCTTGGAGAACTCACAAAGAAAGCATGGGAGCACGATGTGCAGGTAATGGTGGAAGGGCCTGGGCATGTGCCAATGAATCAAATAGAATTTAATATGAAAATCCAACAAAAATATTGTTATGAAGCACCATTTTACGTGCTTGGTCCTTTGGTGATAGATGTGGCACCAGGTTATGATCATATGGCTTCTGCTATAGGTGCTGCAATGGCTGGTTGGTATGGGGCCGCTATGCTTTGTTATGTGACTCCAAAAGAACATCTTGGTTTACCTAATCTAGAAGATGTAAAACAAGGTCTTATAGCTTACAAAATAGCTGCTCACGCTGCAGATGTGGCAAAAGGTTTACCAGGAGCCAGAGAATGGGACTTAGAAATGTCAAAAGCAAGATACGCTTTTGATTGGAATCGCCAATTTGAACTTGCTATAGACCCAGAAACCGCAAAAGCTTATCACGATGAAACGCTTCCACAAGAGGGATACAAGACTGCAAAATTCTGTTCTATGTGTGGGCCTGAGTTTTGTTCTTACCGTATATCCCAAAACGTGCAAACAAACTTTGAAGAGCAACTAGCTGAAGGTACATGGCAAACTCCTTGA
- a CDS encoding CZB domain-containing protein, with translation MVNNTDWRPTSHTECKFGKWYYSINEEDIKSKYGDKALKLFKQIGQSHKEFHEIGAKIIDYYRDNELKKVISSLTELSDKSIDIVYGCIALAQSI, from the coding sequence TTGGTTAATAACACTGACTGGAGGCCAACATCTCATACTGAATGTAAATTTGGTAAGTGGTATTATAGTATAAATGAAGAAGATATTAAATCAAAATATGGGGATAAGGCGTTAAAACTTTTCAAACAAATAGGTCAATCTCACAAAGAATTTCATGAAATAGGTGCAAAAATAATAGATTATTATAGAGATAATGAGCTGAAGAAAGTTATAAGTAGCTTGACAGAACTATCAGATAAGAGTATAGATATTGTATACGGTTGTATAGCTTTAGCTCAATCAATATAA
- a CDS encoding FtsW/RodA/SpoVE family cell cycle protein, with translation MRPVDLALTIFFIQIIGLVGVYSSTYTTYGVQYGLFIKQLLYIILSWVIMYGISRVRFSSVLSLAPLIYGVNLFLLIAVMFVGKTIYGAKRWIGIGPFGIQPSEFMKASVILIVDYIIYMSPYLKAQKIAYILLSIGIPFLIIYKQPDLGSAVIMTLPVMSLVFFAKFPKNFFRYAIPIATVIPIVAWHFMKQYQKERILTVLNPKAYYSKGGYQLIQSIISIGSGRIFGKGFLKGTQSHLLFLPERHTDFIFSVIAEEFGFVISVVIIILYLYLVLRLLSISYYLRLYTEKIYVVMVAAFIFFHSTINLAMAMGLVPVVGIPLPFISYGGSNIMVSAILLGLCFSIVNSHRETKFSLLSHDSIIKYDTGD, from the coding sequence ATGCGCCCCGTTGATTTAGCACTCACTATATTTTTTATCCAGATAATAGGTTTGGTGGGAGTTTATAGTTCTACATACACCACTTACGGTGTTCAATATGGGCTTTTCATAAAACAACTTTTATATATTATCCTAAGCTGGGTTATCATGTATGGTATAAGTAGGGTTAGGTTCTCTTCAGTTCTTTCTTTAGCTCCTTTGATATATGGTGTAAATCTTTTTCTTTTAATAGCGGTAATGTTTGTTGGAAAAACTATATACGGTGCAAAAAGATGGATAGGTATAGGTCCTTTTGGCATACAACCATCGGAGTTTATGAAGGCCTCCGTAATACTTATAGTAGATTATATAATTTATATGAGCCCTTATTTAAAAGCCCAAAAAATAGCTTATATACTCCTTAGCATCGGTATCCCCTTTCTTATAATATATAAGCAACCAGATTTGGGTTCTGCGGTGATAATGACATTACCTGTAATGTCTTTGGTATTCTTTGCAAAGTTTCCAAAAAATTTTTTCAGATACGCAATACCTATAGCAACGGTAATTCCTATAGTAGCGTGGCATTTTATGAAGCAATACCAAAAAGAGCGAATATTGACGGTTTTAAACCCCAAAGCCTATTACTCCAAAGGTGGTTACCAGCTTATCCAATCCATAATATCAATAGGCTCTGGTAGAATTTTTGGTAAAGGTTTTTTAAAAGGTACCCAATCTCACCTTCTATTTCTACCAGAAAGACATACCGACTTTATTTTTTCTGTTATAGCGGAAGAGTTTGGGTTTGTGATATCTGTGGTTATAATAATATTGTATTTGTATTTGGTTTTGAGGCTTTTAAGTATATCTTACTATTTGAGATTGTATACAGAAAAAATATACGTGGTGATGGTGGCAGCTTTTATATTTTTTCATTCTACGATAAATTTGGCTATGGCTATGGGTCTTGTGCCGGTGGTGGGTATACCGCTTCCTTTTATTTCTTATGGAGGAAGCAACATAATGGTTAGCGCTATACTTCTTGGGCTTTGCTTTTCAATAGTAAATAGTCATAGGGAAACCAAGTTTAGTCTTTTGTCTCACGATAGCATTATAAAGTATGACACTGGGGATTAA
- a CDS encoding phosphatidate cytidylyltransferase — MNREYYGIIVGLGTLFFLLSFKFITLLGVFVLSFFVAKELKDVLGSKTVIFLAPFIMLLSLYNITYGFLAIFLVVFLELLTKKDLESFYKSFFILTFSTTLPEYIYKVKTLGNYYILGLLLGVWILDTMSYYVGKNFGKRKLAPEISPNKTIEGFIGGSLSCIIFNIFYFGFSRGLIIGIAVSIVGVFGDLFKSLIKRQYNVKDFSNVFGPHGGFLDRFDALMFSSLVFYTINAPR; from the coding sequence ATGAATAGAGAATATTATGGTATAATTGTAGGTCTTGGCACGCTATTTTTCTTGCTATCTTTTAAGTTTATAACGCTTTTAGGAGTGTTTGTCTTAAGTTTTTTTGTAGCAAAGGAACTAAAAGATGTATTAGGTTCAAAAACAGTGATATTTTTAGCACCTTTTATTATGTTGTTAAGTCTTTACAATATAACTTATGGGTTTTTGGCAATTTTCTTAGTGGTTTTTTTAGAGCTTTTAACTAAAAAGGATTTAGAATCTTTTTATAAAAGCTTTTTTATACTAACCTTTAGCACAACGCTTCCAGAATATATATATAAGGTTAAAACGCTTGGCAATTATTACATTTTGGGGCTTTTGTTGGGGGTTTGGATACTTGATACAATGAGCTATTATGTAGGTAAGAATTTTGGCAAACGTAAATTGGCACCTGAGATTTCTCCAAATAAAACTATAGAAGGATTTATTGGTGGTTCTTTGTCATGTATTATATTTAATATATTTTATTTTGGTTTTTCGAGAGGTCTTATCATAGGTATAGCTGTAAGTATCGTTGGGGTATTTGGTGATCTTTTTAAAAGCCTAATAAAAAGACAATACAATGTTAAGGATTTTTCAAATGTGTTTGGTCCGCACGGTGGTTTTTTAGATAGGTTTGACGCTCTTATGTTTAGCTCATTGGTGTTTTATACAATAAATGCGCCCCGTTGA
- a CDS encoding tetratricopeptide repeat protein, with the protein MKKKKLFFAISGLAILLSSCAEPTQQGPNPITMLQQQYQYQQQEINEINRRLDSLDESLAKLRVKLGLSTYNNITKNLGESESQTPPESSETPPSPSNLSSLPAITPSKGIKNLSSTVTIINSTAPSETQSSSSNLQALISNTPQSPQELYGMAYTAYQSGDYQKAKRLFKEFILKNPHSKLTNNAYYWLGMAEKAMHHNNEALAILLSLIDKCKKGELPSCDKAPSAYFSAANIYREMGQKSAAINLYKELIKLYPNSIEAALARSELEIK; encoded by the coding sequence ATGAAAAAAAAGAAATTGTTTTTTGCAATAAGCGGGTTGGCGATTCTTCTTAGCTCTTGTGCAGAGCCGACACAGCAAGGGCCAAATCCAATAACTATGCTTCAGCAACAGTATCAATATCAACAACAAGAAATCAACGAAATAAATAGAAGGCTAGATTCTTTGGATGAGTCTTTGGCAAAATTGAGGGTAAAGCTTGGGCTTTCTACATACAACAATATTACAAAAAACCTTGGAGAATCTGAGTCTCAAACCCCACCAGAATCTTCTGAAACACCGCCATCACCTTCAAACCTTAGCTCTTTACCAGCTATAACCCCTTCAAAAGGCATAAAAAATCTATCAAGCACCGTTACTATAATAAATTCTACAGCTCCTTCTGAAACTCAAAGTTCATCTTCCAATTTGCAAGCCCTCATCTCAAACACGCCTCAAAGCCCTCAAGAACTATACGGAATGGCTTACACAGCTTATCAATCTGGAGATTATCAAAAAGCTAAGAGACTTTTCAAAGAGTTTATATTGAAAAACCCACATTCAAAACTTACAAACAACGCATACTACTGGTTAGGAATGGCTGAAAAAGCCATGCATCATAACAATGAAGCGTTGGCGATACTGCTATCTTTGATAGATAAGTGTAAAAAAGGTGAATTACCCTCTTGTGATAAAGCGCCTTCGGCGTATTTTTCTGCGGCGAACATATATAGAGAAATGGGACAAAAATCAGCGGCTATAAACTTATACAAGGAGCTTATAAAACTTTACCCAAATAGTATAGAAGCGGCTTTAGCAAGATCCGAATTAGAGATTAAATGA
- the cysS gene encoding cysteine--tRNA ligase, with protein sequence MGFVLYNTLSAELEEFVPINPPQVNIYTCGVTVYDDSHVGHGRSLIVFDVFRRYLEKLGYRVKFVRNFTDIDDKIINKANEENKDFMSIANRYIARYYLDMEAINVKPANVEPRVTEHMEEIISLISKLIELGKAYESDGDIYFSIDSFKDYGKLSKRSPEELEAGARIEPSLKKRNPLDFALWKASKSHEPGWESPWSYGRPGWHTECVAMIFKHLGETIDIHAGGIDLVFPHHENEIAQAESITGKPFARYWMHNGLVTVGGKKMSKSLGNFVTLKEIYTKYHPDVLRLLVLFTHYRSPLDFSFEKMEETKKAYERLKSAIEDIEPLKAIAKEGKPVVDIDFYSLEKSTQEQFYKALSEDFNTSLAIAHIFNAVAELNKAKTESFKIGYITPKELEGYLFLANSLKQTLKDIFGLLEENTLQNTLKTLEPASSVNISTEFLEILIKARNLAKENKDFKVADFIRDELLNYGIKLEDTKAGTIWKKP encoded by the coding sequence ATGGGATTTGTGCTTTATAATACGCTTAGTGCTGAGTTGGAAGAGTTTGTACCTATAAACCCTCCTCAAGTAAACATATACACCTGTGGTGTCACCGTATACGATGATTCTCACGTAGGGCATGGGAGAAGTCTTATAGTATTTGATGTTTTTAGAAGATACTTAGAAAAGCTCGGATACAGGGTAAAGTTTGTTAGAAATTTTACAGATATAGACGATAAGATTATAAACAAAGCCAACGAAGAAAACAAAGACTTCATGAGCATTGCCAACAGATACATAGCTAGATACTACTTAGATATGGAAGCCATAAACGTAAAACCCGCTAACGTAGAACCAAGAGTTACAGAACACATGGAAGAGATAATATCCCTTATATCAAAGCTAATAGAGCTTGGAAAAGCTTACGAAAGCGATGGCGATATATATTTTTCAATAGATAGTTTTAAAGATTACGGCAAACTTTCAAAAAGAAGCCCAGAAGAATTAGAAGCAGGAGCTAGAATTGAACCTTCTTTAAAAAAAAGAAATCCCCTTGACTTTGCATTGTGGAAAGCATCAAAATCTCACGAACCTGGCTGGGAATCCCCTTGGTCTTACGGAAGACCAGGCTGGCACACCGAATGTGTGGCTATGATATTTAAACATCTTGGAGAAACTATAGATATACATGCAGGCGGTATAGACCTCGTATTTCCCCATCATGAAAATGAAATTGCTCAAGCAGAAAGTATTACCGGTAAACCTTTTGCCAGATATTGGATGCACAATGGTCTTGTCACCGTTGGCGGTAAAAAAATGTCAAAATCCCTTGGAAACTTTGTCACTTTAAAAGAGATATACACAAAGTACCATCCAGACGTTTTAAGGCTTTTAGTATTGTTTACACATTATAGAAGCCCTTTAGATTTTTCCTTTGAAAAGATGGAAGAAACAAAAAAAGCTTACGAAAGATTAAAAAGCGCTATAGAAGACATAGAACCTTTAAAAGCTATAGCAAAAGAAGGGAAACCTGTTGTAGACATAGATTTTTATAGTCTTGAAAAAAGCACCCAAGAGCAATTTTACAAAGCCCTATCAGAAGATTTCAACACATCGTTAGCTATTGCTCACATTTTTAACGCTGTAGCCGAGTTAAACAAAGCAAAAACAGAGAGCTTTAAAATAGGCTATATTACACCTAAAGAGCTTGAAGGATATCTATTTTTGGCAAACAGCTTAAAACAGACGTTAAAAGATATTTTTGGGCTTTTAGAAGAAAACACCTTACAAAACACTCTAAAGACGTTGGAACCAGCTTCAAGCGTCAATATATCCACAGAATTTTTAGAAATTTTGATAAAAGCTAGAAACTTGGCAAAAGAAAACAAAGATTTTAAAGTAGCGGATTTCATAAGGGATGAGCTTCTAAACTATGGTATAAAGCTCGAAGATACAAAGGCTGGTACCATCTGGAAAAAGCCCTGA
- a CDS encoding prolipoprotein diacylglyceryl transferase family protein has protein sequence MPFYIRIGKFAVSTLGLMITISLFISYVVSLQISKYIGILRSQTENIFLTGALSGILFGRLSYIIKNHDQIPNFVSVFQIWNGGIDYYGTIIGVILGVVSVAWFYNIPILKALDITSIIGSLMLGFGYISAGLVGFGFGRPVPLAVDVTPGFHLLKAFPFFYVVYKFGDIAPPSIPFYPVQFIYGTLFLLFGISLIFYVIKKQNRFTGEVFSIFLMLYGISNIIVGYYTISRVVFNHITLEQLFGLLSFISGFVILMLLKSEKTNI, from the coding sequence ATGCCATTTTACATAAGAATAGGCAAATTTGCTGTATCGACATTGGGCCTAATGATAACTATATCCCTTTTTATCTCTTACGTTGTGTCTTTGCAAATCTCTAAATATATAGGTATATTAAGATCCCAGACAGAAAATATCTTTTTGACGGGAGCGCTTTCTGGTATTTTATTTGGAAGACTTTCTTATATTATCAAAAATCACGACCAGATACCAAACTTCGTAAGCGTATTTCAAATATGGAACGGTGGTATCGATTATTACGGAACTATAATAGGTGTTATACTAGGAGTTGTTTCCGTGGCTTGGTTTTACAACATACCTATTTTAAAAGCCTTGGATATAACCTCTATAATAGGTTCTCTTATGCTTGGATTTGGTTATATATCGGCAGGTCTTGTAGGTTTTGGTTTTGGAAGACCTGTACCTTTGGCAGTGGATGTTACACCTGGGTTTCACCTTTTGAAAGCGTTTCCGTTTTTTTATGTGGTTTATAAGTTTGGTGATATAGCTCCTCCTTCTATTCCCTTTTATCCAGTACAGTTTATTTACGGTACATTGTTTTTGCTGTTTGGCATAAGCCTAATATTTTATGTGATAAAAAAACAAAATAGGTTTACGGGAGAAGTATTTTCTATTTTTCTCATGCTTTATGGAATTTCAAATATTATAGTAGGATATTACACAATAAGCCGTGTTGTATTTAATCACATTACACTAGAACAGTTGTTTGGGCTGTTAAGTTTTATATCTGGGTTTGTTATTTTGATGCTTTTAAAATCAGAAAAAACCAACATATAA